A part of Asterias rubens chromosome 14, eAstRub1.3, whole genome shotgun sequence genomic DNA contains:
- the LOC117299603 gene encoding integral membrane protein 2C-like translates to MVKPTINPDGGLKKENQKGKESGLAAFAVIPLTCEEPFQKQDPADVVAVPIRRKAKMSLCLCISTVVVIVLILGVGMALFMGHHGDRYSFRCGVTYEDYPDYDRSDAYMAGQNSVNEDIEVDTAKHYERIEIPEQHEVEKLTILHDFTVNMTAYRLWRSEVCYITWLDMDIVMGPSEFIRRAEENPDFLSEHYESVYETYRAVLPELDSLAYGFGDYIPLLCQLVDTYWIEKIPADELADWEAFWERYDAAEADDEYEGIPELRRRRAAEAGVGIKSLGTMVTSFAGKIVEKVRIFNPQAVQMMKELGKLKA, encoded by the exons ATGGTTAAGCCAACCATTAATCCCGATGGAGGATTGAAAAAGGAGAATCAGAAAGGGAAGGAAAGTGGCCTTGCTGCTTTTGCCGTCATACCG TTGACATGCGAGGAGCCTTTCCAGAAACAGGACCCGGCCGATGTGGTTGCCGTCCCCATCCGCAGAAAGGCCAAGATGAGCCTGTGTCTCTGCATCTCTACAGTCGTAGTCATTGTGCTGATCCTCGGTGTCGGAATGGCGCTATTCATGGGACATCATGGAGACAGG TACTCTTTCAGATGTGGTGTAACATACGAAGACTACCCCGACTATGACAGGAGTGATGCTTATATG GCAGGCCAGAATTCAGTGAATGAGGACATAGAGGTCGACACAGCCAAGCACTATGAGAGAATCGAGATACCAGAACAACACGAAGTGGAGAAGCTGACTATCCTACATGACTTCACTGTG AACATGACTGCCTACAGACTCTGGAGGTCCGAGGTGTGCTACATCACATGGTTGGATATGGACATTGTAATGGGCCCCAGCGAGTTCATCAGAAGAGCCGAAGAG AACCCAGATTTCCTGAGCGAGCACTACGAGTCGGTCTACGAGACCTACCGTGCCGTCCTGCCGGAGTTGGACTCCTTGGCGTACGGCTTTGGTGACTACATCCCACTCCTCTGCCAGCTCGTTGACACCTACTGGATCGAGAAGATACCGGCCGATGAGTTGGCTGACTGGGAAGCGTTCTGGGAGCGTTATGACGCGGCCGAGGCTGATGATGAATATGAAGGCATCCCAGAGCTTCGCCGTCGTCGag ccGCAGAAGCTGGTGTAGGAATTAAGAGCTTGGGCACCATGGTCACATCTTTCGCCGGCAAGATCGTGGAGAAAGTTCGCATCTTCAACCCCCAGGCAGTTCAAATGATGAAGGAGTTGGGGAAACTGAAGGCCTAA